One Lepus europaeus isolate LE1 chromosome X, mLepTim1.pri, whole genome shotgun sequence genomic window carries:
- the TAF7L gene encoding transcription initiation factor TFIID subunit 7-like, producing the protein MSKSQDEVPHELENQFILRVPPEYASTIRKMVRSRDVAMKDKLKIDLSPDGRSATVEVDKVSLTAKLVDLPCVVGSLKTFDKKTFYTTADISQMLVCTAADGQPQSSPEEPVASPDIDLMDTSEREKKKSYTWKHGITPPLKNVRKKRFRKTTKKLADLKELEEISFTEYVDSPAVEKEVKRLLCSDAEAISARWEVIAEGEAKEIESQGCISGFNMSPGSSGEKRGRVSSEYNILREMFSFGTDNEEEEETSSAKKEEDEDEDEEEEEDEDEDMIEEEEETDCEEDLERELQAKLLDCNLYKSKEASNALVLTIQKQIHFLERKLRNIQCQTQRQNHLFMKVESLPLKNHLRSVLEKLNLEEKQRNEQLISLQEKLKCILKK; encoded by the exons ATGAGTAAAAGCCAGGATGAAGTTCCTCATGAACTTGAGAACCAGTTTATATTACGTGTGCCTCCG GAATATGCTTCTACTATCAGGAAAATGGTGCGTTCTAGAGATGTCGCCATGAAGGATAAACTAAAAATTGACCTCTCTC CTGATGGGCGCAGTGCAACTGTTGAAGTGGACAAGGTCTCACTGACTGCCAAGCTGGTTGATTTGCCCTGTGTTGTTGGAAGCCTGAAAACTTTtgataaaaaaaccttttatACAACAGCAGACATTTCCCAG ATGCTTGTGTGCACTGCTGCTGATGGTCAGCCACAGTCTTCTCCAGAAGAACCAGTTGCCTCTCCTGATATTGATTTAATGGATACaagtgaaagagagaagaagaagagttATACCTGGAAACACGGCA ttaCTCCACCACTTAAGAAtgtcagaaagaaaagattccggaaaacaacaaaaaag CTTGCTGATTTAAAAGAACTTGAAGAAATCAGCTTTACTGAG TACGTTGATTCTCCAGCTGTGGAAAAGGAAGTGAAGAGACTGCTGTGTTCAGATGCTGAAGCCATCAGTGCCC GATGGGAAGTCATTGCTGAAGGTGAAGCCAAGGAAATTGAAAGTCAAGGCTGCATTTCAGGCTTCAATATGTCCCCAGGATCAAGTGGCGAGAAGCGTGGTCGTGTCTCATCAG AATATAATATTCTTCGGGAGATGTTCAGTTTTGGTACTGAtaatgaggaggaagaggagacatCGTCAGcaaagaaggaggaggatgaagacgaggatgaagaggaggaagaggatgaagaCGAAGACATgatagaggaagaggaggagactgATTGTGAAGAGGATCTGGAAAGGGAGCTACAAGCCAAGTTGCTTGACTGTAACCTGTACAAGTCAAAGGAAGCTTCCAATGCCCTAG TCCTGACAATTCAGAAGCAGATTCATTTCTTGGAGAGAAAGCTCCGTAACATTCAGTGCCAAACACAAAGACAGAATCACCTCTTCATGAAAGTGGAAAGCCTGCCACTCAAG